A window of Pseudodesulfovibrio hydrargyri contains these coding sequences:
- the alaS gene encoding alanine--tRNA ligase yields the protein MKANEIRQRFLEYFERNGHTVVESSPLTPKDDPTLLFTNAGMVQFKKLFLGQEKRDYIRATTAQKCLRVGGKHNDLENVGRTARHHTFFEMLGNFSFGDYFKEDAIKFCWEFLTEELKLDKDRLYITIYKDDDEAGELWRKVAGVPAERIYRLGEKDNFWSMGDTGPCGPCSEVHYDQGEEVGCGPDCGIGKCDCDRYLEIWNLVFMQYDQAEDGTRTDLPRPSIDTGMGLERIAAVAQGVHSNYETDLFQSIIKYTAELAGVKYRESEEVDTALQVIADHSRAIAFLIPDQVLPSNEGRGYILRRLIRRAYRFGKLMGLEGSFLWKTASKVIDDMGGHYKELEETRDFMVEVVRGEEESFAKTLDKGLEMLEEELAGLKKAGSAVVPGETTFKLYDTYGFPIDIVRDIAEQQGMGVDEAEFDKFMQEQKQRSKAAWKGSGEKDVASIFQTLLEQDVTSEFSGYETMADQSGVAYVLTPEGEVVDELKQGESGWLVAEVTPFYGESGGQVGDTGAIAASGGKADVLDTVKPSQKLTAHKIVVTEGALKPGDQAFFNVDRTQRLATMRNHTTTHLLHAALQKVLGDHAKQAGSLVGPDRLRFDFTHIKGLSHEEIAEVEKLVNQAIFDAIPVTREVMSIEAAQAKGATALFGEKYGDTVSVIEVPGVSMEFCGGTHLDNTGIAGSFVITSESGVAAGIRRIEAATGHNAVAWLNERREAAAEAGAMLKAQPADLPGKVRDLQQQVKDMHKEMKSLQAKLASGAGRDMMGEVEEINGVKVLAVELEAPNMGVMLEQMDALRSKLPSGIICLVAPHEDGKVSVALSVTKDLHGKFKAGDLIKPVAGEVGGGGGGRPDLARAGGSNPAGVKNALAKLKELVAA from the coding sequence CCACCACGGCCCAGAAGTGCCTGCGCGTGGGCGGCAAGCACAACGACCTGGAAAACGTGGGCCGCACCGCCCGCCACCACACCTTTTTCGAGATGCTCGGCAACTTCTCCTTCGGCGACTATTTCAAGGAAGACGCCATCAAGTTCTGCTGGGAGTTTCTGACCGAGGAGCTCAAGCTGGACAAGGACCGCCTGTACATCACCATCTACAAGGACGACGACGAGGCGGGCGAGCTGTGGCGGAAGGTGGCCGGGGTACCGGCCGAACGCATCTACCGGCTCGGCGAAAAGGACAACTTCTGGTCCATGGGCGACACCGGCCCGTGCGGCCCCTGCTCCGAGGTCCACTACGACCAGGGCGAGGAAGTGGGCTGCGGCCCGGACTGCGGCATCGGCAAGTGCGACTGCGACCGCTACCTGGAAATCTGGAACCTGGTCTTCATGCAGTACGACCAGGCCGAGGACGGCACCCGCACCGACCTCCCCCGGCCGTCCATCGACACCGGCATGGGGCTGGAGCGCATCGCGGCCGTGGCCCAGGGCGTGCACTCCAACTACGAGACCGACCTGTTCCAATCCATCATCAAGTACACCGCCGAACTGGCGGGCGTGAAGTACCGCGAGAGCGAGGAGGTCGACACCGCCCTCCAGGTCATCGCCGACCACTCGCGGGCCATCGCCTTTCTCATCCCGGACCAGGTCCTGCCGTCCAACGAGGGACGCGGCTACATTTTGCGCCGCTTGATCCGCCGCGCCTACCGCTTCGGCAAGCTCATGGGGCTTGAGGGCTCCTTCCTGTGGAAGACCGCCTCCAAGGTCATCGACGACATGGGCGGCCACTACAAGGAACTGGAAGAGACCCGCGACTTCATGGTCGAGGTGGTCAGGGGCGAGGAGGAATCCTTTGCCAAGACCCTGGACAAGGGATTGGAGATGCTCGAGGAGGAACTGGCCGGACTGAAGAAGGCGGGTTCCGCCGTCGTGCCCGGCGAGACCACCTTCAAGCTCTACGACACCTACGGATTTCCCATCGACATCGTCCGCGACATCGCCGAACAGCAGGGCATGGGCGTGGACGAGGCCGAGTTCGACAAGTTTATGCAGGAGCAGAAACAGCGTTCCAAGGCCGCCTGGAAGGGCTCCGGCGAGAAGGACGTGGCCTCCATCTTCCAGACCCTGCTCGAACAGGACGTGACCAGCGAATTCTCCGGCTACGAGACCATGGCCGACCAGTCCGGGGTCGCCTATGTGCTCACCCCCGAGGGCGAGGTCGTGGACGAGCTCAAGCAGGGCGAGTCCGGCTGGCTGGTGGCCGAGGTCACCCCGTTCTACGGCGAGTCCGGCGGCCAGGTGGGCGACACCGGGGCCATCGCGGCCTCGGGCGGCAAGGCGGACGTGCTCGACACGGTCAAGCCGTCCCAGAAGCTGACCGCGCATAAGATTGTTGTCACCGAGGGCGCGCTCAAGCCCGGCGACCAGGCGTTCTTCAACGTGGACCGCACCCAGCGGCTGGCGACCATGCGCAACCACACCACCACCCACCTGCTCCACGCCGCCCTGCAGAAGGTGCTCGGCGACCACGCCAAGCAGGCGGGCTCGCTGGTCGGCCCGGACCGGCTGCGCTTCGATTTCACGCATATCAAGGGCCTCTCTCATGAGGAGATCGCCGAGGTCGAAAAGCTGGTCAACCAGGCCATCTTCGACGCCATCCCCGTGACCCGCGAGGTCATGTCCATCGAGGCCGCCCAGGCCAAGGGCGCCACCGCCCTGTTCGGCGAGAAGTACGGCGACACGGTCTCGGTCATCGAGGTGCCCGGCGTGTCCATGGAATTCTGCGGCGGCACCCACCTGGACAACACCGGCATCGCCGGGTCCTTCGTCATCACCTCCGAGTCCGGCGTGGCCGCGGGCATCCGGCGCATCGAGGCCGCCACCGGCCACAACGCCGTGGCCTGGCTGAACGAGCGCCGCGAGGCGGCGGCCGAGGCCGGGGCCATGCTCAAGGCCCAGCCCGCCGACCTGCCCGGCAAGGTCAGGGACCTCCAGCAGCAGGTCAAGGACATGCACAAGGAGATGAAGTCGCTCCAGGCCAAGCTCGCCTCGGGCGCTGGCCGCGACATGATGGGCGAGGTCGAGGAGATCAACGGCGTCAAGGTCCTGGCCGTGGAACTTGAAGCCCCGAACATGGGCGTCATGCTCGAGCAGATGGACGCCCTGCGCTCCAAGCTGCCGTCCGGGATCATCTGTCTCGTCGCCCCGCACGAGGACGGCAAGGTCTCGGTGGCCCTGTCCGTGACCAAGGACCTGCACGGCAAATTCAAGGCCGGCGACCTGATCAAGCCCGTGGCCGGCGAAGTCGGCGGCGGAGGCGGCGGCCGCCCGGACCTGGCCCGCGCCGGCGGCTCCAACCCGGCGGGCGTCAAGAACGCGCTGGCCAAGCTCAAGGAGTTGGTCGCCGCGTAA
- a CDS encoding Gfo/Idh/MocA family protein, producing the protein MTGNRDCPFPQSASIAQAVASHAFDLVIISNATTYHKNTLAEVLATGYTGKILVEKPLFETAHKVSVEGAGPIFVAYNLRFHPLVQRTFALLKGRKAICAEFFVGQFLPDWRPGTDYRKGYSAIKEQGGGVLRDLSHELDLVLWMLGSWTDVTAVGGHFSRLEISSDDSYSLLMKTERCRAVSVHLDYLNFGVRRGFNIIAEELTLTGDFIANTLLVNGEKESFATDRDTTYKAQLEALLGSGPGDPCTFAQGAEVVALVDGAEAAAQRREWVTAS; encoded by the coding sequence GTGACAGGCAATCGCGACTGCCCTTTCCCCCAATCCGCCTCCATAGCGCAGGCTGTCGCGTCCCACGCCTTTGACCTGGTCATCATCTCCAACGCCACGACATACCACAAGAACACTCTGGCAGAGGTCTTGGCTACAGGGTACACAGGGAAAATCCTTGTGGAAAAGCCCTTATTCGAGACGGCTCACAAAGTGTCCGTCGAGGGAGCCGGGCCAATTTTTGTGGCCTACAACCTCCGGTTCCACCCCTTGGTGCAGCGGACCTTTGCCCTTTTAAAGGGCAGAAAGGCCATTTGCGCCGAATTTTTCGTTGGTCAATTCCTTCCCGACTGGCGGCCCGGGACCGATTACCGCAAGGGATATTCCGCCATCAAGGAGCAGGGAGGCGGAGTGCTGCGGGATCTGTCCCACGAGTTGGACCTCGTGCTGTGGATGCTCGGCTCATGGACCGACGTTACCGCGGTGGGCGGGCATTTCAGCCGGCTGGAAATTTCCTCGGACGACTCCTACTCGCTGCTGATGAAGACCGAGCGTTGCCGCGCCGTGTCCGTCCACCTGGACTACCTGAACTTCGGGGTGCGGCGGGGGTTCAACATCATTGCGGAGGAGCTTACCCTCACCGGTGATTTTATTGCCAATACCCTCCTCGTCAACGGAGAGAAGGAATCTTTTGCCACGGACCGGGATACGACTTACAAAGCCCAGCTGGAGGCGCTGCTCGGCTCAGGCCCGGGCGATCCATGCACCTTTGCGCAGGGCGCGGAGGTCGTCGCCCTTGTGGACGGCGCCGAAGCCGCCGCACAGCGGCGCGAGTGGGTGACCGCTTCCTGA